The Cryptomeria japonica chromosome 6, Sugi_1.0, whole genome shotgun sequence genomic interval GTGCCATCTATCTAATCTTTGCTCCACCTAAACCCAAGGTACCTTATTTGCAGCTATCcctgcaaaataaaatagatctagcagaaaagaaagaagcaaaactTGTAAGCAAAGAGGAGAAGAAAATCAAAACTGAATGAATGCAATCATCTTCATTTACATTATTACAAATCTGTATGAATTACAAATTATATATAGATCACACGAGcagaaattatgcatgagatgcatgaaatttaTGAAGATCAACAACTGTTTGTATGAAACAGTTGCATGAAACAGAACTGGAAGATGAAGAAGGAACTCTTTGGTTAGCTTAAACATAAGCAACAATGCAAATCACAATCACCATAAATCACGAAAAAGACTACATGTTGAGTTGCGCTAACAACTATATTATCACTACTAGGATTTCACTTGGGTTTGTAGGCCTTCAGTTAATAAGATAAGAATTGCATGGCAGAGAATAATGGGTATGATACTAGGAGGAGTCTTAGTGGTGTTTGGAGCATTGCGGCAGCTTCCATGTGGGGAATAGGAGCAGCCCATAAGAAAATGCTTGTGGGAACTACTGGAATGGTCGCTTCTGTCATTCTCTATGTCTCTCCACTCTCAGATATTGTAAGTAAACACACTCACTTtcattacactcatctctcttatATATGTAAACATTTGAACATTATTACTGATATATAGTTTGTGACACAGAGAACTGTAGTTAAGAGCAAGAGTGTGGACTGCATGTCCTTCTACTTCTCAATGTTTGCTTTCCTCTTTGAGCAGAGATATTATTGTCATGGTAACTATATGTTTACCATCTATATAGATCTATAGTCCAAACAAGTAAAATCTCTGTGACTGAGCTCATTTCATTTGTTATTCATGCAGGCTCCTAATTTCCTTGGAATACCACTGGCTTCGACTCAGATGATATTATACTGCGTGTATAGCCAAAAGAGCCGAGGAAGAGTTGAAGATGTAAAATTGACTAGTCTGTCAGATGAAATAGCTAAAGAAAAGTGCACCAAACTTCCTCTCCCTCAAACTGACATAGAAATGCAGCTGGAGTAGAAGGAAACCACTGAACTAACTTTAAAATAAATACTCAACCCATTAACGGTCACCATTGATTAGGGTAAAATAGCTTGAGGAGCATACTTAGAATAATAAAATCGTTCCAACTTTATACTTTACGTTTAAACGAGTTAAAAAAATTTGTCTTACGTAAATGTTAAAATGTATTACGTAAATATTGGTTTATTCTTGTCATTACAGGATATTCCATAATAAAgtataaaagaaagaaataaagtatTTGAGAACCAGAAATCCTTAAGGTTTATACTTGTTATTTGGGGATATTCTATTTATGTGTAATATGTTTAATCTTTTAGTaatttcaattattttaattaagaaGGTGTGTATCTTTACAGAATTATGTTTATAAATATTACAATTCTCTTAATTCATCTTAATTTGTAGtacttaatatatattattttgtaattattaaaatattattttattaacttttgcatttattttcaagaaatattatAGCAAATAGTCTAGAACtataatttaatcaaattattcATTTTCATCATAACTTGCATGACATGAGTTTTATAAGGTTTTGACGCATACAATCATTACATGTTCAAATAAAAATTAAAGTCCTTATAATAAATTTTAGATGATTGATTTTATTCTATTGCATTAATTGGGTCTAAGagagaaaattatttaatttttttaaatattggtACAATTTTGAAAAGCTTATGAAAAAATCCATTGGATCAATGTTTTGTAAATTATTGTTAGAGgaaaaatatattccattatttttGCAGTCAAGTTTTGGtcaatatttttttgttattgattaagataaatgggttttatagggacccaaaacccaaatccatcAAAAAAATAAACAGTATTGAACCAGAGTTTAAACAACAACTAAACATCAACAATTGTAAATTTCCTCGAGCTCCTCCATAATAAATCTCGAACTGTTGTTTTCCTATTTTTTTCTCCTGGTCCCCATAGAAGGCCTGTAGAAGTCTACATATCATGGCTCTAGGAGAATCATAATGATAAAAAAAACCTATGGAATGCAAGGAGAAGAATGAAACTAATAATGCTAATACTAGTTTAGAAATCATTTAAAATAGTCAATAGTTGCTCAATGTGGAGTGAGGCCTCGGGCTAGATTACCAAAATATACATTTTACTTTGATTTTATTGTTCTTGTTGTATAATATTTAGAAGAATATAATATGTAAAACAATTTTCTTAGATGCATATTATATTGCTTTTTCTAAGCTTGGACTAGATTACAAGACATTGGGATGTGATCTCATTTACTCACTTGCATTGCAAACagtttatatattatttatttttttgagtaatatataataaaatttaactAAAATAATCAAACCTAAATGCCTAAAAAATCAATATGAAAGTGGAGCTCCTAATGAATGCAATATAGTTTGATTAAGAAATGAATTCTAACTATAAggacataaaaataataaaataaagattaaaTTGTACTACCAACTATATGATACATAGTATAACGACATACTTCAAATAGCTATATAATGTTGCATTCAAATCACTTGAAAGGATATGAAAATAATACATAATTTATAGCATCATAGGCTACCACCATTAATCCCATGagcttaaaaaaaaattgtatgtgatAACAACAATTCTCTATGAGTTAGTCAAAGGCATTATgcaattatattaaaaattaagtTACATCATTTATGATCTTGTTGACTAGCACCCTtaattgagttttttatttttatgtacatGGCAACACTCATTGTCTGGAAGTTAGTCACATGTAGTCTATAGCTATAATGAAAATACTTGTTGTGTGTGTGCATGGGTGCATATTGTGTGTAGAAGAGCACCAATTACCACTCATGTTCAAATTACTAATCATTTAATTTTGCTAATTAAACACCCATTAAAAAATCATCTAGTGGACCAATAGCCAGTCGTTTTTAGTGAAAACATTTAGTAATCAGATCAATTTTGCAACTTTATTGGGACCAAAAGTGCATAATTATTGGGGCGTTTGTGCAAAGTATTGGATCAATTATGCAAAAAAAATTGGTTGTCAAAGTGGATGGGTAATAGAGCAATAGTGAATATGTTTTAGATGGCACTTTGAAATGACCATTTTTTTACCCTTGTGCATATAACGGATCCCACAACTTTTGTCTTTACTACCTAGAGAACAATAGCTTTAAGTAGCTAAGTTTGATAAAAAAGACaaccaaaaaatcatcaaaatttgatgtaCCATTTAAAAACTTAAAGTGCACAATATTAATTATAACAGATACTCTTCCCCTACTAACACTCTTTTTAACTCCATGAACTTAAAAAATGTATGTGAATGAAGCACCCCTTTCTACAAGTTAGTGGAACCCAATTTGTAGCTATATTGAAAATGGacatgtctattctggcttcaaaacgaCAGTACAAATTGACTAacgcgcgttttacaccgtcgattttacaATAaatgactgcgattgactaacacatcgctatcacgcTGTATGAAATGTctgttttgaaaccagaatagcttTGACCATTGAAAATCTTAACTATGATTGGTCTAGAGGCAAGATGCTACGGATTCACATAGGATTCTTTCACTAGTTTTTAATGGGAAAAGGGAAGTATTAATTATAAATCCAATGAGTTGTCATCATAGCCTTTTACGCGTGACATTGTCTGGTATAGAGAGCTTGGAGTGCATTCCACAGAGCTCGGAGTGCCTGTCTACCGTCCCGTACAATACTTATGACATGAAATTCTCCCGACTTATTATTTTAAAGTTTACAGCTAATtcaaatacaaattaaatattttcACACAGCTCAATAAAACATATACAACTAAGCTTTGATTTGATATTTAGAGACAATGATGAAAATCAGTCAACGTGTTTGGCAAATAGCATTGAAAATTTCATACCCAAACGTATGGAGGAAATGTATTCACACAGTGTCATTAAAAGAGCACCGCTTACTCAAAGAAAAAAAGTCAAAAAAGGAGGAAAGTTGTCTCGCATATTTTGAATTTTGACGGCTTACATTGTTTTTCCAATGTTATGAGAAAGCAATCTGTAACAAAATCATCATAATAGACAACCAACAAATCAATTTAATATGATTGCAAGAATTTTGTGTTCATTTATTTGTATAAAATAACTGGACACAAGAATATGTGTTCATTTGTGTCGATGAATCTTTTCAGGTTCAAGCAACAACCATAAGCAAACCCCGCCTATAAATATGCCACACTTGTCGTCAGTCCTGTGCCAGCCTAAAACGCATCCACTCTTAAAAAGGCATTCATTGTTTTACTCTCTTTTTGTTAAGAGAGGCAACAATGAATAAATTCTTACGTTGCGGGGCTGGTATTTTAGGTCATTACGCTCTATTTAACCTAATTGTGGTTCCATATTCAATATCTTAGATTACTGTCATGAATTGTAGGTCGTATATTTGTAGTTGTACTGAATATTGGTGTGGTTGTGTGCTATTCAGGAAGTGCATTTGCTTTGCTCATGTATGGAGCACCACTGTAAGTGCAActatatgtatatgtgttgtattagTGTTATTGTTCACATTAAAAAGTTTGTCATCGGTTAATATCATTTATCTTTACGTTAATGTCATAGGGGAAAGGattcagtagttgagcatgtaccaattgttgtgagggttgttgataccttttgttccaaaaattgaacaaataaaacctattgtttgaaacaaaaaatatcaatttttgttaagaaatgtaccaacagttgttaggaaatgtaccaatagttgttaagaaatgtactaatattgtaaaaagtaaccaattaggtgatgccatgtcagctgcacaactattggggtctcttttgcatgcctattggtctcacttttttggggggctgttttggacaccttggcaaaaagcatgctgatgtggcatcatatttgatgatgtggtcctgaaaccttagttataagcaggggacttgccaagtaagctgctgtaaaaaaatcagagtgatttgaaatttccaaataggattttgagaagtgcaaaGTTAGGGTGTACAACTACTGAGTCCTTTCCCCTAATTCATATTAAAAAGTTTATTTGATGCATTACAGTTTATAGAAAAAGTTTATTAGATGCACTCCAGTTTATAGAAAGTTAATCACTAACTTTTATGTTAAAAAAATTATTCTACCCACTAACTTTTATGTTTTAACGTATGAGCAGGAGTAACTTTCGGGGagtgatgaggaagaagacaacGGGGGAGATGTCAGGGTTGCCATATGCAATAGGCCTCTTAAACTGTCTCGTTTACACCTGGTATGGCTCTCCTCTCATCAGCAATGGATGGGATAACGCTCTTGTCATGGCTACCAACGCCATAGGCCTTCTTCTTCAGTTTTTCTTCTGCGGCATCTATCTCCTCTTTGCTCCACCTAAACCCAAGGTACCTTATTTCTACTTCACCATGTTTTTCACTACTATTTCCACTTGGGTTTGTTGGACTCAAGTTAATAAGATATGAATGGCATGGCAGAGAATAATGGGTATGATACTGGGAGGAGTCTTGGTGCTGTTTGCGAGCATTGCATCAGCTTCCATGTGGGGAATAGGAGCAACCCATAAGAAAGTGCTTGTAGGAACTACTGGAATGGTTGCCTCTGTCATTCTCTATGGTTCTCCACTCTCAGATATTGTAAGTAAACACACTCACTTTCATTACACTCATCTCTTATATATGTAATCATTTGAACATTATTACTGATATATAGTTTGTGATACAGAGAACTGTAGTTAAGAGCAAGAGTGTGGAGTGCATGTCCTTCTACTTCTCAATGTTTGCTTTCCTGGGCAGTGTGCTGTGGTTGGTGTATGGTGCTTTGAGCAGAGATATTCTTATCATGGTAACTATATATGTTTACCGTCTGTAAATTTATTGTCTAAGCAAATAAAATCTGTAGAACTGAGCTCATTTCATGTGTTACTCATGCAGGCTCCTAATTTCCTTGGGATACCACTGGCTTCGACCCAGATGATAATATACTGTGTTTATAGCCAAAGGAGCCGAGCACGAGTTGAAGATGTAAAATCGAAAGCATTGACTACTCTCTCAGAAGAAATACCTAAAGGAAAGTGCACCAAACTTCCTCTCTTTCAAACTGACATAGAAATGCAGATGGAGCAGAAGCAAACTATGAACTAACTTCAAAATAGATACTCAACCCATTCAAGATCAGTGCCATTGATATTGTTTATTTTCAGGATATAATGGATTTACCTGCACCTTAAAACTTTAACGTCATATTGTTTTGCATTCCGTCATCTTGTTACCGTTTGTGTTACCATCCCATGGTGAAAAAATAGCTTCTTTCCATGCTTTCCTATTTTAGTTTACAGCTGTAAAAACTAGCTGCCTGATCAGGTCAAAGTGATTCATGAAAGAAAGGGTATTCCCTTCTTTACAGCTTCTATTTGATAAGATGTAAATGCTCGCGCGTGACCTTGTTTTAACATAGAAATGAATGAAGAATGTGATCTCCTTGCTCAAATTCATCTTCAAAAGTTTTCTTTGCTATATTGATTGACTCTTTTTTATTTGGCTTTGGAGAAAAATGTTGTGAGGAGCCAAAATAGAGTAATAATAAAATAGTTCAACTTTATATTTTACTTTTAAAAGAGTTTTAATGTCTTACGTAAATATTGGTTTATTCTTCTCATTCCGGGAGAATACAGTGAAAAAGAAAGGAGCCTAAATAGAATAATAAAATAGTTCAATTTTATAGTTATATATTCGACATTTCAATGAGTTATAATATCTTTGGtaaatcttggtttaatcttgttATTCTAGAATAAGTcaga includes:
- the LOC131038013 gene encoding bidirectional sugar transporter SWEET3b-like; its protein translation is MGTPPTILKDNKALDEEPLIESNVQETQEIPTDYQNVQVLNIVHVEPTVTDTAPSDEATSAKEQVIKVNQSSEDKGEESENNGYDTRRSLSGVWSIAAASMWGIGAAHKKMLVGTTGMVASVILYVSPLSDIRTVVKSKSVDCMSFYFSMFAFLFEQRYYCHGRIFVVVLNIGVVVCYSGSAFALLMYGAPLSNFRGVMRKKTTGEMSGLPYAIGLLNCLVYTWYGSPLISNGWDNALVMATNAIGLLLQFFFCGIYLLFAPPKPKRIMGMILGGVLVLFASIASASMWGIGATHKKVLVGTTGMVASVILYGSPLSDIRTVVKSKSVECMSFYFSMFAFLGSVLWLVYGALSRDILIMAPNFLGIPLASTQMIIYCVYSQRSRARVEDVKSKALTTLSEEIPKGKCTKLPLFQTDIEMQMEQKQTMN